Proteins from a single region of Apium graveolens cultivar Ventura chromosome 7, ASM990537v1, whole genome shotgun sequence:
- the LOC141674332 gene encoding uncharacterized protein LOC141674332 translates to MDIVGHQFTWERGRDTNEWMEVRLDRALVNLEWLNLFPMAKLYNLEGTSSDHSPILLVPQVITQFKAQFRFKFENAWMMEPMCEILVQDGWYSDSGASIFQKLKCCSKKLAIWGREVTGNFSGRIKSCKVAMQQYRGAWQVVAVAVINSTSQDDKATHLCFWDIEMVNFQFVLSSQI, encoded by the exons ATGGATATAGTCGGACATCAGTTCACTTGGGAGAGGGGACGTGACACTAATGAATGGATGGAAGTGCGTTTAGACAGAGCATTGGTTAATTTAGAGTGGCTGAATCTATTTCCTATGGCTAAGCTATACAATCTTGAAGGTACGTCTAGTGACCATAGCCCTATTCTTCTAGTCCCTCAAGTCATTACACAATTTAAAGCACAGTTTCGGTTTAAGTTTGAAAATGCGTGGATGATGGAACCAATGTGTGAAATTCTGGTGCAAGATGGCTGGTACAGTGACTCAGGGGCAAGTATTTTTCAAAAGCTCAAATGTTGCAGTAAAAAGTTGGCTATATGGGGTCGAGAGGTTACTGGTAACTTCAGTGGGCGTATTAAGAGCTGCAAAGTAGCTATGCAGCAATACAGAGGAG CCTGGCAAGTTGTTGCAGTTGCAGTCATAAACTCCACCTCACAAGATGATAAAGCTACACACCTTTGTTTTTGGGACATCGAGATGGTGAACTTCCAATTCGTTCTTAGCAGCCAAATCTAA